Within Gemmatimonadales bacterium, the genomic segment CCGGCCCCGCGCACGCGGCGCGGGCAGCGCCGGCCGGCTCGATATGAGAGTTGCAAGGAGGTCCCCCATGGCGACGCGCACTGCGAAACACCCGGTCGCGCAGCAGGAAACCATCACCCTCGACGACGCTCGGCGCGTGATCGCGGCCGGCGAGGACAAGGCCCGCCAAGTCGGCCAGCCGGAGAACATCGCCGTCGTCGACGCGGGCGGAAATCTCCTGGCCTATCACCGCATGGACGGCGCGTGGATCGGCAGCATCGACATCTCGATCGACAAGGCGTTCACCTCGCGCGCGTTCAACCTGCCCACCAAGGCGCTGGCCAAGAAGGCCGAGCCGGGCGGCCCGTTCTATGGCATCCAGAACTCGAACGGCGGGCGGGTGATGATCTTCGCCGGGGGCGTGCCGCTCAAGCGCGACGGGCAGATCGTGGGCGCGGTCGGCGTGAGCGGCGGCAGCGGCGATCAGGACGAAGAGGTGGCGGAGGCGGCGGCCGCGGCGCTCTGATCGCTCGGCGCGCCCGACGATCGGGCCGACTCAGGCACCCGTGCGCCGCTCCGCGCGGGTGCCTTGCCTTCCCCCGCCCCCATTTCTACTCTTCAAGATGTTCCGCCACTCCACATGAGCCGAATCCGACCCGCTCCCGGGCTCACGTTCGACGACGTGCTCCTCGTGCCGAGGCACTCGTCCGTACACCCGCGCGAAGTCTCGACCCAAAGCCGCCTCACCCGCA encodes:
- a CDS encoding heme-binding protein, which translates into the protein MATRTAKHPVAQQETITLDDARRVIAAGEDKARQVGQPENIAVVDAGGNLLAYHRMDGAWIGSIDISIDKAFTSRAFNLPTKALAKKAEPGGPFYGIQNSNGGRVMIFAGGVPLKRDGQIVGAVGVSGGSGDQDEEVAEAAAAAL